The DNA window ACCCCTGAGCCGAGTCGATTAATTTCAATAGTGTCCATTTTGTCATAAAAATTACTAGGGAACACAAACGACGCTAATAAAAACTCTTTGTTTAACCAGTTCGACGGTACAGGTAAAGTATCAACATCCTTTATACGTCTGCTTGCCGATTTTCCACGTGTTGTCGCAATCGTCCATCCCCATTGACCAAATGACGGGATATTACGCTGATACTGTTCGACGTGTAAAAAGCCTGCTTCTTTCACCGTTTTACCTATGCTTAAAAATGCATTTTGAGCATGATAAGGCGATGTGGACTGTATTGCTAATGCACCGTCTGCGGCTAATAATTGACGCACCTGATTATAAAAGTAATCGCTGTAGAGTTTATTTAAATCTGGATGATTTGGGTCAGGTAAATCAATGATAATCGTATCAAACTTAGCGCCTTTATCGAGCAACGCCTCGACTTTTAAAAATGCATCAGTCGCATATAACGTTAAACGAGGATCTTGTAATGACCTTTTATTTAATTTTAACATACGTTTTTTGATCGCTTCAGGAGCAGCATAGTCAACTGTATTGGCACCAAAAAGAGCCAATAGTTCAGCATCTAAGTCCACTAAAGTCACCGCTTCAACTGGCCAACGCAGTACATTACGTAATGCGAGACCATCACCACCACCAATAATTAATATCTTGTCATGTCGGTTAGACGCGAGCATCGCTGGATAGACTAATAAATCATGATATAACTGTTCATCCGCGCTAGAAAATTGTAAGTGACCGTTAATGAATAAGTCTGTCACTGGATCAGCTTGGTTTTTCAAATAACGTTCAGTCACGACCACATGCTGATATTTCGTCGACTGAGAGTAAATTACTTTATCTTTATATAACACACTGCTTAATTGCGCTAACCAGCCTGTTCCTAAAGTTAAAATTACCGAGAACAACACAATTAATAACAAGTGACAAAAAAATAATAACTTCGCCCAACGGATCTTATCTTGGTAACGCCATAAAAATGCCAGTCCCGCAATAACATTGAATAATGCCGTCCACGCCGCAGCTTCCATAATAGGCAACGACAACATGATAGAAACCCAAATTGCAGCGCCAATGCCAGCACCAATATAATCTGCACCATAGATAGTACCGGCATTATTTTCTAAGAATCGGCCATATACTTGCTGACGAACCCTTGCGATAAGCGGGATCTCCATACCAATAAAAATACCAAGAATTAAACCGAAGACATACGGCATAAATTTAGCAATTTTTTCTAGCTGTTGAGGTAAGTAACCGTCAAGCACAACATTACTGGGTAAATTAAACGTCGCCGATAAGAGATGAGGTAAGCTATAACTCACAGCGATCATCGCCGAAATAATCAAAATACAACTCATACCGATTAATGCAATTAATGCTTCTAACCAAGCAAATGCAGTAAAGGCATCTTTAAACCAACGCGCCATAAACGCGCCAATACCCATTGCCACAATCATGGTCCCTATCATGGCATAAATAGCACTTTCAACCGAGCCTAGTACCCTGCCCGCATAATGCGAGAGCAAGTATTCATAAATCAAACCACAACCAGCAAGTATGATCATAACCGAGATTAATAACGTATCGTGAAACCATAATGTACGTTTACGCTGCAGTGCTTGTTTTGCTTTGTTATCACTATTTACAACTAAGTGTTCCACACGATGCCTTACTGTATTTTAATTGATGTTGAGAGAATTAAGTCATGATTTGAAACTTAAAAAGCTCAAACTCACCAACACGAACAGTATCATTATGACTGAACAACGTTATTGAATTTGAGCCGTATCTATTATTTAAATGAAGAAAACCTATTACTTAAATAAGCAATTAGCTGCCGAGTAAAGTTGCCATCGTTAAACCAACCGAAAACGATACTGTTGCCGAGATAACAGCAACACCAATGTTCTTTTGGCGGATAACTTCATCAGCAATATCGACACCAGATAAAATCACTTTAATGGTAATCAATTGTAAAACAGCAAAGATAGCCACACTGATAACAGCAAAAAATGCCCAATACATGAGGCTTAAACTAATATTGTCGGCAGCATAGGGCGCTAGGCCTGTTGCCGCAGTAATCGCTAATCCAGAGCCTATTAAAAAACCAGCATAACGAATACCAACAGCCAAGTTATCATCTAAAATAAGCTGTTGCAGGCAATCACCTGTACGTTTAAATAAGCGTACGCGGTATTTACTCACCAGTAACATAATAATATTAGCCACAACAAAAGCGGCAATTACCACAGGTAACCCGTGCCAACCTTCTGTAAGCACCCAGATCAGCGCAGAGCGCACCACAATTGCGACCGTGACAATATGACCAAACTCAATAAATGCAGCCGTCACATTACCTTTAACTATCTCATCATGCAGACTGACTTTTTGTAATGTCACTTTATCTTGAAAGAAATGGCCCGCTTTAATTAACGCGATAGCTAATATGCCATATCCTGCCATTTGTGTTGCTTCTTCAAATAATGAATTAGCAAAATCCCCACTGGTGACACCTGTTAATACAATTGCCAGCCCAGCTAAGCCTGCCGCAAAACTAATACCAAAGGCAAAGTTATCACGTTTTGCAATTTCATCATTGGCATGTAAATTTGATACCCAGCCTTTGATCATTTTTAAACTCACGAACAAAGCAATGATAATAATAAAATCAATCACCAATGC is part of the Moritella viscosa genome and encodes:
- a CDS encoding putative spermidine synthase — translated: MEHLVVNSDNKAKQALQRKRTLWFHDTLLISVMIILAGCGLIYEYLLSHYAGRVLGSVESAIYAMIGTMIVAMGIGAFMARWFKDAFTAFAWLEALIALIGMSCILIISAMIAVSYSLPHLLSATFNLPSNVVLDGYLPQQLEKIAKFMPYVFGLILGIFIGMEIPLIARVRQQVYGRFLENNAGTIYGADYIGAGIGAAIWVSIMLSLPIMEAAAWTALFNVIAGLAFLWRYQDKIRWAKLLFFCHLLLIVLFSVILTLGTGWLAQLSSVLYKDKVIYSQSTKYQHVVVTERYLKNQADPVTDLFINGHLQFSSADEQLYHDLLVYPAMLASNRHDKILIIGGGDGLALRNVLRWPVEAVTLVDLDAELLALFGANTVDYAAPEAIKKRMLKLNKRSLQDPRLTLYATDAFLKVEALLDKGAKFDTIIIDLPDPNHPDLNKLYSDYFYNQVRQLLAADGALAIQSTSPYHAQNAFLSIGKTVKEAGFLHVEQYQRNIPSFGQWGWTIATTRGKSASRRIKDVDTLPVPSNWLNKEFLLASFVFPSNFYDKMDTIEINRLGSGVLYDYNREAWQTESELYKN
- a CDS encoding membrane protein — encoded protein: MYEFDGLTMWTTQALVIDFIIIIALFVSLKMIKGWVSNLHANDEIAKRDNFAFGISFAAGLAGLAIVLTGVTSGDFANSLFEEATQMAGYGILAIALIKAGHFFQDKVTLQKVSLHDEIVKGNVTAAFIEFGHIVTVAIVVRSALIWVLTEGWHGLPVVIAAFVVANIIMLLVSKYRVRLFKRTGDCLQQLILDDNLAVGIRYAGFLIGSGLAITAATGLAPYAADNISLSLMYWAFFAVISVAIFAVLQLITIKVILSGVDIADEVIRQKNIGVAVISATVSFSVGLTMATLLGS